In Arachis hypogaea cultivar Tifrunner chromosome 17, arahy.Tifrunner.gnm2.J5K5, whole genome shotgun sequence, a single window of DNA contains:
- the LOC112766271 gene encoding enoyl-CoA hydratase 2, peroxisomal: protein MAVSSEFDPSLALSHKFPDTSHSYTERDAALYALGVGACAWDAVDSDELKYVYHENGQEFIKVLPTFAALFTFNSMPNGFVIPGLEYDPRLLLHGQQYIELYKPLPSNCHVNHKVCLAGLHDKAKAAILEFETKSYEKESGDLLSVNRTTVYLRGAGGFSKSSKPFSYTNYPRNQVPTVKIPESKPFSVFEDRTQPSQALVYRLSGDYNPLHSDPMIAKVAGFSQPILHGLCTLGFAVRAIIKCICKGDQDKIKSISGRFLLHVYPGETLVTEMWLEGSGVIYRTLVKERKRTVLSGYVELRGLTSSL, encoded by the exons ATGGCGGTTTCTTCTGAATTCGATCCTTCGCTTGCGCTTTCTCACAAGTTCCCCGAT ACTTCGCACTCTTATACCGAAAG AGATGCAGCGCTTTATGCATTAGGCGTTGGAGCTTGTGCCTGGGATGCTGTGGATTCAGATGAGCTTAAATATGTTTATCATGAAAACGGACAGGAGTTTATTAAG GTCTTACCTACATTTGCTGCTCTATTTACATTTAATTCCATGCCGAATGGTTTTGTTATCCCTGGCTTGGA ATATGATCCACGCCTTCTGCTGCATGGACAACAATACATAGAGTTGTACAAACCATTACCTTCCAACTGTCAT GTAAATCATAAAGTCTGTCTTGCAGGATTACATGATAAAG CTAAAGCAGCAATTTTGGAGTTTGAAACAAAAAGTTATGAGAAAGAGTCAGGTGACTTACTAAGCGTGAACAG GACAACTGTGTATCTACGTGGTGCTGGTGGCTTCTCAAAGTCATCTAAACCATTTTCTTACACAAACTACCCTCGCAACCAGGTTCCAACTGTGAAAATTCCTGAAAGTAAACCTTTTTCGGTGTTTGAGGACCGTACTCAACCATCTCAG GCATTGGTATATAGGCTATCCGGTGACTATAACCCTCTGCATTCGGATCCAATGATTGCAAAGGTTGCTGG ATTCTCGCAGCCAATATTGCATGGCTTATGCACATTAGGATTTGCAGTTAGAGCAATCATAAAATGCATATGCAAAGGAGATCAAGACAAAATAAAAAGCATATCAGGCCGTTTTCTCCTCCATGTCTATCCCGGTGAAACTCTAGTTACTGAGATGTGGCTTGAAGGCTCGGG GGTTATATATCGGACCTTGGTGAAAGAGCGAAAGCGCACAGTCCTTTCTGGCTACGTTGAACTGCGTGGATTGACATCGTCACTGTAA